Genomic segment of Jaculus jaculus isolate mJacJac1 chromosome 6, mJacJac1.mat.Y.cur, whole genome shotgun sequence:
GCAACATGCAGCGGGCAGCCTGATGTCCACTGTAGTGACAGTGGTTCCGAAACTTTCTTATCAAGTCACAGGTGAGGCTGTGTGCTTCAAGCCAAACACATCTGCTCAGTTGCTTGCTGGGAAGTTCTGGGGTGGATTTCCACTTTCATACTACAGGGTCAACTTTTTAAAGCAGATGAAATATTATATTTCCTGACACTGCTTTTCTTCAGCTACATCTTCTTCATATCGTAACCTCATACTTGATGGAGTGCTGGTTTCATTGCCATCCTTCAAGGGATTTCAGGGTAGGGAAAGTGGCTGACTTTGTTTTGGATCACCTTGCTGAGTGCCATGACTATCCCGCCCAGGGGGCTAGTGATCGGCTGTGTGAGCCCACCTGCAGGAAGAAGTCACCAACTTTCTCGTTGAGCCTCAGCTCACATCTGAAATACACCCCCCCTCTCTATTTCTGTGAATCATAATATAGATTTTTGTTGACAGAAGAGGTCACTGTGTTCCCATGTTCTATAGTCCTGTGTCATCTGGACCATGCTTTGGAGGCTAGGCGAAGTGAACATAGAGGCTTAAATTCACATGTAGAGGAGCATATCTGTGGGAGTATCAGTTATGCCAATTTTAGGGAAAATAATTAGGAAAATAGCATAGGCTACAAAGAGGTTGTTTGAGGGATATGGAAAGCACAAAACAAATTGTCACTGAAATGTGTCACCTTCACAAAATAAGTCACCATCCCTGTAACCATAAAATAATTCATTGACCTTTATTACTTCCTATAGACACTGGGTttccaaaatcttttaaaaatattttatttatttatttgcacagagatacagacacacacagaaaaagagagagagggagggagggagagagagagagagagagaaaatataggcatgccaggaatctagccattgcaaatgaactccagatgcatgtgctgctttgtacatctgacttacacatgggtactagggaattgaacccaggtctttaggctttgcagacaagtgccttaactgctgagttctctgtccagcccccaaatcttttTAAACATGGGCTTTCTCCATCTTCATAGTCACACCCTCTGTTTGTGATTAAATTATTAATGTGATATTTCAGAAAGGTATGAAAAAGCTTGCTTTTAGAAGTCCTAGAAATGAAAATTTGTgccagagcatggtggcacacagtgtAATtacaacacttaggaggcagacataataggatcctgagtttgaggctagcttgggcaaATCCTAGGCCTTTCTGGGGTAGACATCCAGGTTTGTCACAAATACATGAGATAAtatgtttttgccatttttttttagagCACACAATATACATaggcattattttatttagttttttttttttgttcatttttttatttatttgagagcgacagacacagggagaaagacagatagagggagagagagagaatgggcatgccagggcttccagcctctgcaaacgaactccagacgcgtgtgcccccttgtgcatctggctaacgtgggacctggggaaccgagcctcgaaccggggtccttaggcttcacaggcaagcgcttaaccgctaagccatctctccagcccttttatttagtttttaaagccATCAAGGGGTGATACTTTtgccaaatatttttattcattgtatagttaatgttttatttatttttattaaaatatttattgaatttcaggtcagcctgagctagagtgagaccctacctcggaaaaccaaaaaaaaaaaaaaaatttattgacagtTAAGAAATATATGTCTTAATATGATATAGTATGGTTTCATAAGTTTTCACATCTTCTGTTGATAACTCAAGGTGCGTAGGTTAGTGATTAGATAAATTTATTACCATTTACAATACCCAAAATTCAGTAGGTATGCTGAATGCTATGATTTAGTGTTGACACTATTCACTTCCCGCGCAGCAGAAAACCAATGTTCTGTCCTCTCAGCGTGTTCTCATGCTCAGTCTCCTTCCTTGGTCCtcagctctttctccctctggccTCTAGTAAGTACACCTCTGCTCATTAGACCTCTGAGGTCAGATTCTCCAGAGTCCTCCTCTGCCTTACATCACGTGGTACCAGTTTCTGCCAGTGACCAGATCCTTTCACTTCTCACGGCAAGCTTGAGTTCCACCCATGCTGCTGCAGAGGACGGGTTTGCTTTCTGAGTTCCTGAGTAACGTCTCACTGCTACCTAGGCGTGTCTTCTTGTCTACTCGCGCCTCAGTGGGCTCTGTGATTATGGTCTTGGTCACGGAGTGCTGCAACAGGCATGGCAGTGCAGAGCACGTGGCGTGTGCGCACTAGTGGGATTTCTGTGTTATAAGGCACATCGACATCTAATTTCCAGAGGAGTAATTATGCCATTTTCCATATGGCATCGCtaactgacattcttttttttttttaattttttttttttaatttatttgagagcgatagacacagagagaaagacagagggagagagagagagaatgggcagggcttccagcctctgcaaaagaactccagacacgtgcgcccccttgtgcatctggctaacgtgggacctggggaaccgagccttgaaccggggtccttaggcttcacaggcaagcgcttaactgctaagccatctctccagcccctgacattctttttaaaaagatttttgtttatttttacttatttatttgagaatgacacagagagaaaggcagatagatagagaatgggtgtgccagggcctccagccactgcaaatgaactccagatgcgtgcgccccctgtgtatctggcttacatgggacctggggaatcaagcctcaaaccaagttccttaggcttcacaggcaagcacttaactgctaagccattttttccagcCCACTAGCTGACATTCTTAATTACAGAGTACACATGTTCCCCTGTTATAGTAATGGTGTGGAATGTCCCCACATTCATATATTGAGTGCTTGATCTCAGTGCAGCAATATTGAGAGAACAGGCCTTGGAATCTGACTGGGTCATTGAGATTTAACTTACCAATGGATTAGTCTGTTGATTACTTCAAAgctaaatggattttttttttgttgttgttccgaggtagggtctcactctacctcaggctgacatggaactcactatgtagtctcagggtggcctcgaactcatggtgatcctcctatctctgcctcccaactgctgggaatgaaggcgtgcgccaccatgcctggcttttcttaatGGATTTTTATGAGTAGAATctattgtgtgtgcacatgttcccatatgtgtacatgtgtgcgtgGGAGTGCAGgggcacacatgccacagcacacaggTGGAGTCAGGGGATGACTTTCCTATTGGTCATCACCACTGCGCCTCGTTAGAGGAAGGGCTTCTTGCTCTGGATTCCCATTCTGCTGCTCTTTGCTGGACTCACTCTCAGCCTCCTGgatattctcttgtctctgcctcgcATCAACCTCAGCATGCTGGAACTACAGAAACCTGCCATCGACTTAGGTACTGCAGCCTGAGCAGTGAGCACTGTATCTACTGAGCCActtttccagcccaagaacagaCAGTGTTTAGTTTTTCAGTTTAACATCTTTCTTGTAATGTGATTTCCAAAAGAGCACAAATATGGTCCCAAATGAAGGAATTTTTCTTCGTATTTTGTGGCTAGATATCATCTTGCATCTTATATTGCATATGTCACATTTTCTCACATCTCTCACATTATCCATTCCTCTACTGGTAGGCATTAAATTTGGTTCTCTATCTTGACTATTACAGACAGGTCTTCAATGTATTGATTTCATTTCTTCCAGAATGGTGAATAGAGCAGATAGCTGGCTGCTGTGCTTTTGTATGTTCTGGAAGGGTAAGCTCTACGTATAGTTatcatggaaaaatatatattgaagaaTGAAGGTGATGGATGGGCTGGTGGACTTTATTTAATATGTAGCATTTTACACATGTTACAAACATTGCTTTGTACCACATAATGTGCATAGATATAatatgaaatacaaaataaaatgcacaCAGCTAGCTGGTATTTAGCTCTCAATgacttcctcctctcttcttagTCTCCCCCCATAagacaatattaaaatatattcttatgtGTCAGAAAAATGCATGATCCCAGAACCTCTGTTTAGGATTTCTGACAGTAAGGCAACTTAAGGTCAGTGTTCCCATTGGATTTCAATGCTTTTAGTTTCTGAAATTAGTAAACTTCTTCCTTATATAGTAGCCCTTTGCGCAGGCATTATGACATATTTGGAATAGTATGGAGATTTACTTGTCCCAGAGGAAGCTGTCACACTCTAGCAGGTATAATCAATGTAGGCATTTGTGCCAAGGTGCTGGATGGGGAGGACAAGGGCTGCTGTTATGCCATCCAGCATCACCAGAGCATGCCCAGCTCAGTGGCATTCTTCTTCTGGGAAACTGATCCTATCATGAATAGTCCTCAGTCACGAGCTGTCAGTAGCTGACAAGTCCAGTGGGCTAGGAGATACTGTACGGAGATCTCCTAAATATTTATACTCAAGAGGAGACCCAGTTTCCATCATCAGGAGCAAAATAGCTGGGTTGACTGTTCTGGTCCTTCACAAAGCATGGTCAGACATGATAGCAAAGCGATCTGATAGGTGCCCACTCACTTGCCATCAACAGTACCCTCAACGTTGTTCTAGCAAAGTCAGCACTTGGGGAGGAACAAACCCCACAGCAGGCTACCTGACAGTCACTTGCTCTTGGAAAATATCTTAAGTGGCGCTAACTGCTTGTAGGCAGGGTAGCTGTCCTGTTATTTAGTGAAACAGGAGTGCACTGAGAAGTATCTCTGAGTATCTGAACAAATACCCCGAACTACATCCTACTTCTCATGCATAAACCACTGGAAGAGCTCTTGAGACATTAGAGCAAATGTTAGTTTTCCTTAACAGCATCAAATATTCACTGGCATTCTGTAGCCCTGTATACAGACAATGAATGTCCTTTCAAATTGTACCTGAAGTCTAAAATTATGCAACCAAATATGACAGAAAATAATCTATAAGCCTTTGCAGTTGCCTCTTTTTTGTAGAGGCTTTGGTGTTAGCAAATGTTTGTTTCTGATAGATATTAagttcttattttcttgtttctaatTTGAAAGTTTGAGCATTCTGGGATCTCCTTAACAATTAATTATAGCTGCTTTTTGAGCATCATCCTGCAagtctgtcctaccttgatattTATTTTGTAGAACAAACTagtctattacttttaaattcagctcCAGTCAAGTTCTCAATATGAATATGTGATAGAATACAGTTAGTTTCTTTTCCAGCATATATCATGAACTTTCTGTAGCCCTATTTCTTTTGAGTCATTGTTCCCATCTGAAACCATGTGATCTGGGACTCCCTGTCGGTTTTTCAGCATTCTTGTATCCAAGCATTGCTTACagtattaatgtttttttttttttttttgtatacacCACGTATCCAAATTCTTCCACAAATTTGTTTTGAAACTTCCACAGTTTCAAAAGCCTGTGAACCAAATGGTCACATTTATCACTGCAGCAACCCCACTTCACAGCACCAGTTTTCTTTACTACCTTTATCTTGCTCAAACAAAATACTCGAGGACCCAACCTAAGGAAGGGAGGGTTAATTTCATCTTGCAGTTTGAGGTTGCTCTCTGTCATGATGGACAAGGCACAGTGGCAGGATCACGAAGCAACTGGTCACATTACATCCAGTCAGGAAGCACTGAGTGTTCCTTTCAATGTAGTTCATGACCGTAGAGTATGGACTGGCACTTCCTATATTAAATGCATGCCTTCCCAACTCAGAAATCCTAATCTGGAAAATacctcacagatatgcccaggTATGTGTTTCCATATTGAATataaattctgtcaagttgacaactgaggtaagtaatacacacacacacactcacacacacatacactcacacacatacacactcacacaaacatacactcacacacacacactcacacacacatacactcacacacacacacactcacaccctccaccaccgccaccaccatcaTCTCTTAGATAAAACTATTCTTCAATAATTGCTCAATGTCTGGTATGTCCTTGTTGTTTAAAACCCCATATTTATTCATCTCTAAGGAAAGAAAAGGTCAACCTCCAAATTTAAAGGCACAGAGTAGCTGGACACTGTAGGCCATGTCTGTTGCTTCAGCACTCAAGAAGTAGGAggttgtcttgagttcaaggcaagcttgaGCTATGGACTAAGACCCATAAAAAAGTATAAGGTGAAATAGAGAACCTAAGTGGAACcagataatgaataaaaaatgcaaGGGATacttctgaaaaataataaattgttcAAAAATTAATGGAGAATACTGGATAGGTTTGTGAGCTTTGTGTGATTATACAATGAGCAATCAAGTGGATATGGAAATGATAGTCATGTGTCACATGTGTCCTTGTTGTTTAATACCCCATATTTATTCATCTCTAAGGAAAGAAAAGGTCAACCTCCCAAATTTAAAAGTAGAGAGTAGCTGGACACTGTAGGTCATGTCTGAAacctcagcactcaagaagcaggaggtgatcttgagttcaaggcaagcttgaGCTTTGAAGTAAGACCCCATTTCAACCTATGTCTAACAAAATGTGTAAGGAGAAATAGACAAATTAAATGGAACCAGATAACAAATCAGAAATATATGGGACACATCTAATAACATGTTAAATAGTTCAAGAATTAATAGAGAAGACTGGATAAATTTATGAGCTTGAAATGATAATATAATGAACAATCACATGGATATGGAAATGATATTCATATGATACATTCTAAGGTGACAAGATGTCTGAGGGAGAAATATGGGATTCTCTGAGACaggtacagttttttttttatttgactacgGTTTTTGATAAATCCAGTGAACATATGCTTAAAATATCATATTAAGTAGGAGATGTATGTTCCAAAGTTTTCAGCAAAACATTCAAGGGATCATGTAGAGAATTATGATACTGGTTTTTAAATAAGGCTCATTAGCATTTGGCCAATGTGTAGACCATATGCCTGATTTCTTTGTAGGAAGCAAGATATTTGGGAAGGATGTAGAAGAACCACGAAGGCATACTTGAGACAACTGGGGTCACAGTTACTGCCAAAAGCATTTCTATAGTAATCAGAGCAATTGAAATTGAGGAAGGGAAACTTTGTTCCAAGAGCTAATGGACACTCATTTGTAAAAGGAGACTTGGAAACATTAACTGATGCGTGCATGTGGAAGCTCAAAAATACAGAACGAGGTCATCTGGATCTGAAATATTTCCCCACACCCAGAGATGGCAGGATCCTCCTCCATGCTGCCTTGACATCCTTGTTCCTCAGCGTGTAGATGAGAGGGTTGAGCACTGGTGTGATGACGCAGTAGAAGAAGGACATGAACTTGACTTTTGTGCTGTTGGCTGGAGGCTGAAGGTACATGTAAATGGCAGGGCCAAAAAACAGTGTGACGACCAGCAAGTGGGAGCTGCAGGTGTTGAAAGCCTTGATCCTTCCTTCAGCTGAAGGTAACTTCAGCACAGCCCTAGCAATGAAGCTGTAGGAAATTAACACCACCAGGGGAGCCACCAATGCAAAAGGCACAGCTCCTAAGGCCAAGGACAGTTCGTTAGCAGTGGTGTCAGCACATGCCAGCTTGATCAGAGCAGGAATCTCACAGAAGAAGTGGTCTAGAGTGCGTTTCCCACAGAGGGGAAGCAGGATGGTGAATGTGACTTGCACCAGAGATTCAGCCAGGCCACTGGACCAGCATGCAGCTGCCAGCCACACGCATGCCCAGGGATGCATGAGGGCAGCATAGCGGAGGGGCTGGCAGACGGCCACGTAGCGATCAAAGGCCATCACTGCCAGCAGTGCGCACTCTGTGCTGCCTGCCCAGCTGAAAATATAGGCCTGTGTGATGCAGCCCCAGGCAGATATTGTCTTCTCTGGGCCCAAGAGGTTTGTGAGCAATTGGGGCACAATGGTGGAGGTGACACAGATGTCTAGCACAGAGAGATTGTCCAAGAAGAAGTACATTGGTGTCTGGAGTCTGGGCTccaccacagagagaaagatgatggAGCTGTTTCCCATTAGGGTAAAGATGTAGGTGACCTGGACCACACCAAAGAGGGGGATCTCCAGCCATGGGTGATCCGAGAAGCCCAATAAAACAAATGTGTTGGGGAAACTTACATTTTGTCCATACATGACCATCTATATTATATATGCCTGGAAGTGAGAGACAAATTTTGAGAATAAACAagctttttatatttaaataactaCATGGGAACAACCTCAAAATTCTTATTCGATTTGTGAGATATTCTCCATAATTCTTTTGAGTACTTCCTTCTCCCATATCTAGATGGCTCCACATAGTGACTTGTAGTTAACCTTCATGTGGCGTTAAAGCTGAAATTCACATGTGCAGATTTTCAGAGAGCCCTATGAGGCCCAATCAGACTCTGTTTGTGTGGATCAGTCAGCTTCTCTCTTCCATCATTTCCGGTTCCTAGAATCTCCCTTCTGTGTACAAGTTCATTTATTAAATATACTACTCTAGGTCATATCGAAAGAATCACTCAGTCCTTGCATTTGGCACATCTCTTTCCAGAATGTATTTAAAGGAAATACTACCCAAGGAGTCCTTTAAGCGATGTTGGG
This window contains:
- the LOC101610706 gene encoding olfactory receptor 2G3-like, with translation MYGQNVSFPNTFVLLGFSDHPWLEIPLFGVVQVTYIFTLMGNSSIIFLSVVEPRLQTPMYFFLDNLSVLDICVTSTIVPQLLTNLLGPEKTISAWGCITQAYIFSWAGSTECALLAVMAFDRYVAVCQPLRYAALMHPWACVWLAAACWSSGLAESLVQVTFTILLPLCGKRTLDHFFCEIPALIKLACADTTANELSLALGAVPFALVAPLVVLISYSFIARAVLKLPSAEGRIKAFNTCSSHLLVVTLFFGPAIYMYLQPPANSTKVKFMSFFYCVITPVLNPLIYTLRNKDVKAAWRRILPSLGVGKYFRSR